Proteins from a single region of Candidatus Binatia bacterium:
- the thiL gene encoding thiamine-phosphate kinase: MTEDEIIAALRPLTKGIGDDAALWQPSRSHRSAISSDMLVEGVDFTRAAMTLEDAGWRAMAANVSDLAATGARPVLATVALGLPPAFTVAEVQRLYGGLAACAADAKLSIVGGDLSRSDALTIAITVVGEVRASDAKSRGGGRPGDVLAVTGALGAARAGLELTRGSWPIGDALEAAALHAFRRPQARVAEGRFLGASRNVAAMMDLSDGLSADLDRLCVASSCGAMLESVPVAEPARALSAARSEDPQRFALAGGEDFELLVAVRPRAFDYLAGRYAARFGRALHRVGILRRGSGMEWNGAPLERSGWDHFAEEKSSRLGG, encoded by the coding sequence GTGACCGAAGACGAAATCATCGCGGCGCTCCGGCCGCTGACCAAGGGGATCGGCGACGATGCGGCGCTATGGCAGCCATCGCGTTCGCATCGCAGCGCCATCTCCAGCGATATGCTCGTGGAAGGCGTTGATTTTACGCGCGCCGCGATGACCCTCGAGGACGCCGGCTGGCGGGCGATGGCGGCAAATGTAAGCGATCTCGCGGCCACGGGTGCGCGTCCGGTTCTCGCGACCGTCGCGCTCGGACTGCCGCCGGCATTTACTGTGGCGGAAGTTCAGAGACTGTACGGCGGGCTCGCCGCGTGCGCCGCAGACGCCAAACTCTCGATCGTCGGCGGCGATCTCTCGCGATCCGACGCGCTGACGATCGCGATCACGGTCGTCGGCGAGGTTCGCGCTTCCGACGCGAAATCGCGAGGCGGCGGGCGGCCGGGCGACGTGCTCGCGGTCACCGGCGCGTTAGGCGCGGCGCGTGCGGGCCTCGAGCTGACGCGCGGCAGTTGGCCGATCGGCGACGCGTTGGAGGCGGCGGCGCTGCACGCATTCCGCCGTCCGCAAGCGCGCGTCGCCGAGGGTCGCTTCCTCGGGGCGAGCCGCAACGTCGCCGCGATGATGGACTTGTCGGATGGCCTGTCCGCCGACCTCGATCGCCTTTGCGTAGCGAGCAGTTGCGGGGCGATGCTCGAATCCGTCCCCGTTGCGGAGCCGGCGCGCGCTCTGTCCGCGGCGAGGAGCGAAGATCCGCAGCGATTCGCTCTAGCGGGCGGGGAAGATTTCGAGCTGCTGGTGGCGGTGCGGCCGCGCGCCTTCGACTACCTCGCCGGGCGCTACGCGGCGCGCTTCGGACGCGCACTCCACCGCGTCGGCATTTTGCGGCGCGGTTCGGGCATGGAATGGAACGGAGCGCCTCTGGAGCGCTCCGGCTGGGATCACTTTGCCGAGGAGAAGTCTTCTAGGCTCGGCGGGTAA
- the rpmB gene encoding 50S ribosomal protein L28, translating into MAKRCEICGKGPKAGNNVSHAMNKTKRRWLPNLQSVRIDDHGVHRTARVCTGCLRSKRVTRRA; encoded by the coding sequence ATGGCGAAGCGCTGCGAAATTTGTGGAAAGGGCCCCAAGGCAGGCAACAACGTCAGCCACGCGATGAATAAGACGAAGCGTCGCTGGCTGCCCAACCTCCAATCGGTACGAATCGACGACCACGGCGTGCATCGCACGGCGCGCGTCTGTACCGGTTGCTTGCGCTCCAAGCGAGTTACCCGCCGAGCCTAG
- a CDS encoding YebC/PmpR family DNA-binding transcriptional regulator, whose amino-acid sequence MSGHSKWHNIKLKKGKVDAQRGALFTKLSKEIILAAKGGSPDPEANYRLKMAVEKAREFNMPADNIKRAIARSTGSSGGAEIEEIRYEGYGPHGLAAVVDAATDNRNRTAGELRFLFSRHEGTLGESGSVAWMFDAVGVIEVDPRGKTEEAFIEEHLIDGVEDVEFDEELAAIYTQPARLADVRDALRARGAKISDVYLGMRPKTKLELQGDELKAALAFLETLEEHEDVHRAFNNLDFSHVPLEALA is encoded by the coding sequence ATGTCCGGGCATTCGAAGTGGCACAACATCAAGCTGAAGAAGGGCAAGGTCGACGCGCAGCGAGGGGCGCTCTTTACCAAACTCAGCAAGGAGATCATCCTGGCCGCGAAGGGCGGCTCCCCCGACCCCGAGGCCAACTATCGCCTTAAGATGGCGGTGGAGAAGGCGCGCGAGTTCAACATGCCCGCGGACAACATCAAGCGCGCGATTGCGCGCAGCACGGGGTCGAGCGGTGGCGCCGAAATCGAGGAGATTCGCTACGAGGGATACGGCCCGCATGGCCTCGCCGCCGTCGTCGACGCCGCGACGGATAATCGCAACCGCACGGCCGGCGAGCTGCGTTTTCTGTTCAGCCGGCACGAGGGCACGCTCGGAGAGAGTGGGAGCGTCGCGTGGATGTTCGACGCCGTCGGCGTGATCGAAGTCGATCCGAGAGGGAAGACCGAGGAAGCCTTCATCGAGGAACATCTGATCGACGGCGTCGAGGACGTCGAGTTCGACGAAGAGCTCGCCGCGATTTACACGCAGCCCGCACGGCTCGCGGACGTACGCGATGCGCTGCGCGCGCGGGGCGCGAAAATCTCCGACGTCTATCTCGGGATGCGCCCGAAGACCAAGCTGGAGCTGCAAGGCGACGAGCTGAAGGCGGCGCTCGCGTTCCTCGAGACCCTCGAGGAACACGAGGACGTTCATAGGGCCTTCAACAACCTCGATTTTAGCCACGTTCCTTTGGAGGCCTTGGCCTGA
- a CDS encoding phospholipid carrier-dependent glycosyltransferase, producing MNGSGSARAAAREATASWALPALLLAGFILRLAFVNSEGFKTDVSTYSAWAIALGQHGFASFYSTIGFADYPPGYFYILAAVGRFWQLFFAAHDHGYAVLRALVKLPAIFADLCAGALLYAVVRRFAGAGLALGAAALYLLNPATIYVSALWGQVDSISGALALFAIYGLLRSDDPPAGSRAQMGWIVLAWLSFGYSLLIKPQAAVLLPLMVAFAFVGGQRRRERLVASAIGAAAALVLAVLLAEPFHPSNPIAAFGWLMERYAYGANVYPYNSVNAFNLWAVRGTLWLPDSQYIFVLPQYLWGVVLVVAALALVTWRYVQERTPRALLEGCAIATIAFFVLATRMHERYLFNGVLFSIACIPFARRYLWGAVALSVVLFANLAYSLQYLNVVTNNVAGANSQNLWGPWTSILSGVAVAVFFWLGYQYLGTAELKPAAGAMPEEGARAGPEAAPAWLAAVRGWFDPREGLVAMRAVDYAIAGALGVGNFILSFIGYWWPNGTSCWAEAGLSRCGIFDETYFARAGEEYLQNLRIYENTHPPLSKLLITFSMMLFGGMPKGHGMGGWTFLNAVIGHMSNGDNPYGWRFLDLVFGALVVMLLYVFAKRITGSTIFSTIAALLLTFDGMHFVQSRTATPEGFVIFFATLAVYAFYRFWISSQVGDRRHVEVPGWGFLAGAAAALVGGIAIAFAGRALFGFDTASTVLVTLYAAGAIYLIVRYLAFARFFGGARRELSFGEGSYALRDPGSMVLFAADGGTVDSRGKIQRGAVSQARGGALVYDAEPLRIEYRRDASVSYQTPEGTARYAGDEVHADAPAAVENGRSSRLWLILFTVALGCLVSTKWYGVMGFGVSFVILIWIAASGIYFRDKRLPALWGNPRGFRLDGALVTILFVSATVYGLVWVPDLMRHSPDPNEVHNVNDVVARQKSMFDYHDTLKATHPYSSKWWEWPIDYVPVAYFYEDHRKDTNDPNGCCVYEITSMPNPAILWFGLLCVPWVAVLAWRERNKGYALIVITYLLQWLPWMRSPRITFAYHFYVDIPLICLCNVIVLQRLWQWSRRRESVRWVGPAGVAAYVAIAALGFVYFYPILAAHPISWNAWHQRMWFPTWVIGPG from the coding sequence GTGAACGGAAGCGGTTCGGCTCGGGCCGCGGCGCGTGAGGCCACGGCCTCCTGGGCCCTGCCGGCGCTGCTGCTTGCCGGCTTCATACTGCGCCTAGCGTTCGTCAACAGCGAAGGATTCAAAACCGACGTCTCGACCTACTCGGCCTGGGCGATCGCACTGGGTCAGCATGGGTTCGCGTCGTTCTATTCGACGATCGGCTTCGCCGACTATCCGCCGGGCTATTTCTACATCCTAGCGGCCGTGGGCCGCTTCTGGCAGCTGTTCTTCGCGGCACACGATCACGGTTACGCGGTGTTGCGCGCGCTCGTCAAGCTGCCCGCGATCTTCGCGGACCTGTGCGCCGGCGCGCTGCTGTACGCCGTGGTCCGCCGCTTCGCAGGTGCGGGGTTGGCGCTCGGAGCGGCCGCCCTCTACCTGCTCAATCCCGCCACGATCTACGTCTCGGCGCTCTGGGGACAGGTCGACTCGATCTCGGGCGCCCTCGCGCTGTTCGCGATCTACGGGCTCCTCCGCAGCGACGATCCGCCGGCAGGCTCACGCGCGCAGATGGGCTGGATCGTCTTGGCTTGGCTCTCGTTCGGGTATTCGCTGCTGATCAAACCGCAGGCCGCGGTGCTGCTGCCACTGATGGTTGCGTTCGCCTTCGTCGGAGGGCAGCGGCGGCGAGAGCGCCTCGTCGCCTCGGCCATCGGTGCGGCCGCTGCGCTGGTGCTGGCCGTGCTGCTGGCGGAACCGTTCCATCCGAGCAACCCCATCGCCGCGTTCGGGTGGCTCATGGAACGGTACGCGTACGGCGCCAACGTCTATCCGTACAACAGCGTCAACGCGTTCAACCTATGGGCGGTGCGCGGCACCCTTTGGCTGCCCGACAGCCAATACATCTTCGTCCTGCCGCAGTATCTGTGGGGCGTGGTGCTCGTGGTTGCGGCCCTGGCGCTGGTCACCTGGCGCTACGTCCAGGAACGCACTCCGCGCGCGCTCTTGGAAGGCTGCGCCATCGCGACGATCGCGTTCTTCGTTCTCGCGACGCGCATGCACGAACGCTATCTCTTCAACGGCGTGCTGTTTTCGATCGCGTGCATCCCGTTCGCGCGGCGCTACTTGTGGGGCGCCGTGGCGCTCTCGGTAGTGCTGTTTGCGAACCTCGCGTACAGCCTTCAGTATCTCAACGTCGTCACCAACAACGTTGCGGGCGCCAATTCGCAGAACCTGTGGGGTCCGTGGACGTCGATTCTGTCCGGTGTCGCCGTCGCGGTATTCTTCTGGCTGGGCTATCAGTATCTCGGCACCGCCGAACTCAAGCCGGCCGCAGGCGCGATGCCGGAAGAAGGGGCGCGCGCGGGTCCGGAAGCGGCGCCGGCGTGGCTTGCGGCCGTGCGCGGCTGGTTCGATCCGCGCGAGGGCCTCGTGGCGATGCGGGCGGTCGACTATGCGATCGCGGGCGCGCTGGGAGTCGGAAACTTCATCCTTTCGTTCATCGGCTATTGGTGGCCAAACGGCACGTCGTGCTGGGCAGAAGCGGGGCTTTCGCGCTGCGGGATCTTTGACGAAACGTATTTCGCGCGTGCCGGCGAAGAATATCTGCAAAATCTGCGGATCTACGAGAACACGCACCCGCCGCTAAGCAAGCTTCTGATAACGTTTTCGATGATGCTCTTCGGCGGCATGCCCAAGGGCCATGGTATGGGCGGCTGGACCTTCCTGAATGCGGTCATCGGCCATATGAGCAACGGCGACAACCCCTACGGTTGGCGCTTCCTCGACTTGGTCTTCGGCGCGCTCGTCGTGATGCTGCTTTACGTCTTCGCTAAGCGCATCACGGGCTCGACCATATTTTCGACCATCGCTGCGCTGCTGCTCACCTTCGACGGCATGCACTTCGTGCAATCACGAACGGCCACGCCGGAAGGTTTTGTCATCTTCTTTGCGACGCTCGCAGTCTACGCGTTCTATCGCTTCTGGATCAGTTCGCAGGTCGGTGACCGGCGCCACGTCGAGGTTCCGGGCTGGGGCTTCCTAGCGGGCGCCGCCGCGGCGCTGGTCGGCGGCATCGCAATCGCGTTCGCCGGGCGGGCGTTGTTCGGTTTCGATACCGCTTCGACCGTCCTTGTCACGCTTTATGCCGCGGGCGCCATCTACTTGATCGTGCGCTATCTCGCGTTCGCGCGATTTTTCGGCGGCGCGCGGCGCGAGCTCAGCTTCGGCGAGGGCTCCTACGCGCTGCGGGATCCCGGATCGATGGTGCTTTTCGCCGCCGACGGCGGCACGGTCGATTCGCGCGGCAAGATCCAGCGGGGAGCCGTCTCGCAGGCCAGGGGCGGGGCGCTCGTGTATGACGCCGAGCCCTTGCGCATCGAATACCGGCGTGACGCGAGTGTCTCGTACCAGACGCCGGAGGGCACCGCGCGGTACGCCGGCGACGAGGTCCACGCGGACGCGCCGGCGGCGGTCGAGAACGGACGCTCGTCGCGCCTGTGGCTGATCCTGTTTACCGTCGCGCTGGGCTGCCTGGTAAGCACGAAGTGGTACGGCGTGATGGGCTTCGGGGTCAGCTTCGTCATTCTGATTTGGATTGCGGCTTCGGGCATCTACTTCAGGGACAAGCGCCTTCCGGCACTCTGGGGCAACCCGCGCGGCTTCAGGCTCGACGGTGCGCTCGTGACGATCCTCTTCGTGAGCGCGACGGTGTACGGGCTAGTGTGGGTACCCGACTTGATGCGTCACTCGCCCGACCCCAACGAGGTCCACAACGTCAACGACGTCGTCGCACGCCAGAAGTCGATGTTCGACTACCACGACACGCTCAAAGCGACGCATCCGTACTCCTCGAAGTGGTGGGAGTGGCCGATCGACTACGTCCCGGTCGCCTACTTCTACGAGGACCATCGCAAAGACACGAACGATCCCAACGGCTGCTGTGTGTACGAGATCACGTCGATGCCCAACCCCGCGATCTTATGGTTTGGGCTGCTCTGCGTACCGTGGGTAGCGGTGCTCGCATGGCGCGAGCGCAACAAGGGCTATGCGTTGATCGTGATCACGTATCTGTTGCAATGGCTGCCGTGGATGCGATCTCCGCGCATCACGTTCGCTTATCATTTCTACGTTGACATCCCGCTGATTTGCCTGTGCAACGTCATCGTACTACAGCGGCTCTGGCAGTGGTCTCGACGGCGCGAGAGCGTCCGTTGGGTCGGACCGGCGGGGGTCGCCGCGTACGTCGCCATCGCCGCCCTGGGCTTCGTCTACTTCTATCCGATACTCGCGGCGCATCCGATCTCGTGGAACGCCTGGCACCAGCGGATGTGGTTCCCGACCTGGGTTATCGGCCCCGGTTAA
- the rpe gene encoding ribulose-phosphate 3-epimerase, producing the protein MTIIAPSLLAADFAHIAKEIERVQEAGAEWLHLDVMDGRFVPNITWGPKIIGDLRKLSTRVFDAHLMIVEPERYVDDFRATGCDRITFHIEATPHAQRLLVHLRDIGAKAGIAICPQTPVEMLQDVIEDCDTVLVMSVNPGFSGQKFISHAIEKVREARALVDRRNPACLIEVDGGVGADNARELVTAGADALVMGAAVFGAADPAAEVRRIRALVT; encoded by the coding sequence TTGACGATCATCGCACCTTCGCTGCTGGCCGCCGATTTCGCGCACATCGCGAAGGAGATCGAGCGCGTGCAAGAGGCCGGGGCGGAGTGGCTGCATCTCGACGTGATGGATGGGCGGTTCGTGCCGAACATCACGTGGGGTCCGAAGATCATCGGCGACCTTCGGAAGCTCTCGACGCGAGTCTTCGACGCACACCTCATGATCGTGGAGCCGGAACGGTACGTGGACGATTTTCGCGCGACGGGCTGCGATCGAATCACGTTTCACATAGAGGCGACGCCGCACGCGCAGCGGCTGCTGGTCCATCTGCGCGACATCGGCGCGAAGGCGGGCATCGCGATCTGCCCTCAGACGCCCGTCGAGATGCTGCAGGACGTGATCGAGGACTGCGACACCGTGCTCGTGATGAGCGTCAACCCGGGATTCTCCGGCCAAAAGTTCATATCGCACGCGATCGAAAAAGTCCGCGAGGCTCGGGCGCTCGTGGATCGGCGCAATCCGGCGTGCCTAATCGAGGTGGACGGCGGAGTAGGTGCAGACAACGCGCGCGAGCTCGTGACGGCCGGTGCGGACGCGCTGGTGATGGGCGCGGCGGTGTTTGGCGCGGCGGATCCAGCGGCGGAGGTACGCCGCATCCGCGCGCTAGTCACGTGA
- a CDS encoding PASTA domain-containing protein: MVVWFGRQIYDFLLPSSAVVTLPSFVGQTLPDANAEIERLKLSSAVVDHTTSDRYPQGVVIMQRPESGAQVRQGRQVSFVISDGIVARLMPDLRYQSMREVQLDLSRAHLQLGKVTYAKSDLIPEGHVIAQNPGPLVSVHEGDVVALIVSRGARLTIPVPDFVGLSIDQARDLAAKAGIKLGQVIWTPLGKDAPPHGIVARQVPQPNAKIASFDPVAIQVSAGPNESGYLIRQAHVLVSVPEPDNVQNGQQLDVRLSVSDATGRYDLYHAFAEPGQKLDFIVTTVGTSLLDMYVNDTLVGETRLGTEPPRVYNVKASPTPGAAF; this comes from the coding sequence GTGGTCGTATGGTTCGGGCGCCAGATCTACGACTTTCTCCTGCCCTCTTCGGCGGTCGTCACGTTACCGTCGTTTGTCGGTCAAACGCTCCCCGACGCCAACGCGGAGATCGAGCGGCTCAAGCTCAGCTCCGCAGTCGTCGACCACACGACCAGCGATCGCTATCCGCAGGGCGTCGTCATCATGCAGCGTCCTGAATCGGGAGCCCAAGTGCGCCAGGGGAGGCAGGTGTCGTTCGTGATCAGCGACGGCATCGTCGCGCGGCTCATGCCCGACCTGCGCTATCAGTCGATGCGCGAGGTGCAGCTGGATCTCTCTCGCGCGCACCTGCAGCTGGGCAAGGTGACGTATGCGAAGAGTGACCTGATTCCCGAGGGTCACGTCATCGCGCAGAATCCGGGGCCGCTAGTGAGCGTGCACGAGGGGGACGTCGTCGCGCTCATCGTGAGCCGCGGCGCGCGGCTCACCATACCGGTGCCCGACTTCGTCGGCCTGAGCATCGATCAGGCGCGCGATCTCGCGGCGAAGGCCGGGATCAAGCTGGGCCAGGTCATCTGGACCCCGCTCGGCAAAGACGCGCCGCCTCACGGCATCGTGGCGCGGCAGGTTCCTCAGCCGAACGCGAAGATCGCGTCGTTCGATCCGGTGGCGATCCAGGTCAGCGCCGGGCCCAACGAGTCGGGCTATCTCATTCGTCAGGCGCACGTGCTCGTATCAGTTCCGGAACCCGATAACGTCCAGAACGGCCAGCAGCTCGACGTGCGGCTCTCCGTCAGCGACGCCACGGGCCGCTACGATCTCTACCACGCCTTCGCGGAGCCCGGACAGAAGCTCGACTTTATCGTGACGACGGTCGGGACGTCGCTGCTCGACATGTACGTCAACGACACGCTCGTGGGGGAGACGCGATTGGGCACCGAACCGCCGCGCGTCTACAACGTAAAGGCGTCGCCAACCCCGGGGGCCGCGTTCTGA
- a CDS encoding polyprenyl synthetase family protein: protein MLLRHFGYPPYGPARRGKRLRPQMVMRVATCEGAPIDHALDAAVAVEIFHNYSLVHDDIEDRDELRHGRRTLWSTYGIPRAINAGDAMCALSFLSLEQAAAHLDAGRVLKMLALLHEAHAVMCEGQSLDLQFESERSVDLPGYYRMIQCKTAQLFDASCRLGAHAAARDDTTIAAYGDVGRSYGMAFQVRDDVAGIWSSVGETGKTAAGDIARRKWTFPVVWAIGQAPSAARSAIADAYASGLALEPSVIARVVDALDALGAREAAHRAAAKHLAVIERCPNADFRDYLLNTLDLAPATSKALP from the coding sequence ATGCTTTTGCGGCACTTCGGCTACCCGCCGTATGGGCCGGCCCGGCGCGGCAAGCGCCTGCGGCCGCAGATGGTCATGCGCGTGGCGACCTGTGAAGGCGCGCCGATCGATCACGCGCTCGACGCGGCGGTCGCGGTCGAAATCTTTCACAACTATTCGCTGGTTCACGACGACATCGAGGATCGCGATGAGTTGCGCCACGGACGCCGCACCCTGTGGAGCACCTACGGGATCCCGCGGGCGATCAACGCCGGCGATGCGATGTGCGCTCTCAGTTTCCTGAGCCTGGAGCAGGCTGCCGCGCATCTCGACGCAGGCCGCGTGCTGAAGATGCTCGCGCTCCTGCACGAGGCGCACGCCGTGATGTGCGAGGGGCAGTCGCTCGACCTTCAATTCGAATCCGAACGCTCGGTCGATCTCCCCGGCTATTACCGCATGATCCAATGTAAGACGGCGCAGCTCTTCGACGCGTCCTGTCGCCTCGGCGCGCACGCCGCCGCCCGCGACGACACCACGATTGCCGCATACGGTGACGTGGGGCGATCGTACGGCATGGCGTTCCAGGTTCGCGACGACGTCGCGGGCATTTGGTCGAGCGTCGGCGAGACCGGCAAGACCGCCGCAGGCGACATCGCGCGGCGTAAATGGACCTTTCCCGTCGTTTGGGCGATTGGGCAGGCGCCTTCCGCGGCTCGCAGTGCCATCGCCGACGCGTACGCGTCGGGACTCGCGCTTGAACCTTCCGTGATCGCACGAGTCGTCGACGCGCTGGACGCTCTGGGCGCGAGGGAGGCAGCGCATCGCGCCGCTGCCAAGCATCTGGCGGTCATCGAGCGCTGTCCTAACGCGGATTTTCGCGACTATCTTTTAAACACGCTCGATCTCGCTCCGGCTACTTCCAAGGCTTTGCCGTGA
- the plsX gene encoding phosphate acyltransferase PlsX: protein MEVKARIAVDAMGGDHAPAETVAGALLAAREFDAQILLVGDESRVRPLLRGPGAERVRVIHAPESIAMDSAPSTAVRSCAGTSLGVAVTLVKDGEADAVVSAGNSGAFLAIALIKLRTIEGISRPAIATVWPALNGPTVLLDSGANVDCRPEWLEQFGVMGSAYAKSVLNIANPRVAILSVGEERSKGNQLVLEAARLLEAAPVRFIGNVEGRDLFHNVADVIVADGFVGNVVLKTGEGMIADLARVMRDALLGGNFLTKLGAAMLSPALRQLRKKFDYETYGGAPLLGLRGNCIFTHGRASRRAVKHAIKAAVQESKHDVVGNITELIAPHLAAT from the coding sequence GTGGAGGTTAAAGCGCGTATCGCGGTCGACGCGATGGGAGGGGACCACGCGCCGGCGGAAACGGTTGCCGGCGCGCTACTCGCCGCGCGAGAGTTCGACGCCCAAATTCTACTGGTCGGAGATGAATCGCGGGTACGGCCGCTTCTTCGGGGGCCCGGTGCCGAGCGCGTTCGAGTCATCCACGCGCCCGAGTCAATCGCGATGGACTCGGCGCCCTCGACCGCGGTCCGCTCCTGCGCGGGCACCTCGCTCGGTGTCGCGGTAACGCTCGTCAAGGACGGCGAGGCGGATGCCGTCGTCTCCGCGGGCAACAGCGGTGCGTTTCTCGCCATCGCGCTGATAAAGCTGCGCACGATCGAAGGAATTTCGCGGCCCGCGATCGCCACGGTCTGGCCGGCGCTCAACGGTCCGACCGTTTTATTGGACTCGGGTGCGAACGTAGACTGCCGGCCGGAGTGGCTCGAGCAGTTCGGCGTCATGGGTTCGGCTTATGCGAAGTCGGTGCTGAACATCGCGAACCCGCGCGTCGCGATCCTCTCGGTGGGCGAGGAGCGCAGCAAGGGCAATCAGCTCGTGCTCGAGGCCGCGCGTCTGTTGGAGGCCGCGCCCGTGCGCTTTATCGGTAACGTCGAGGGACGCGATCTCTTCCACAACGTGGCCGACGTAATCGTCGCGGACGGCTTCGTCGGCAACGTCGTCCTGAAGACCGGCGAGGGAATGATCGCGGATCTCGCGCGGGTGATGCGCGACGCACTGCTGGGCGGTAACTTTCTGACGAAACTCGGCGCCGCGATGCTATCGCCCGCGCTGCGGCAGCTGCGCAAGAAATTCGACTACGAAACCTACGGCGGCGCGCCCCTGCTCGGGCTTCGCGGTAACTGCATCTTTACGCACGGGCGCGCGAGTCGCAGGGCGGTCAAACATGCCATCAAAGCGGCCGTGCAGGAATCCAAGCACGACGTCGTCGGCAACATTACGGAATTGATTGCGCCGCATCTCGCGGCGACGTGA
- the hemW gene encoding radical SAM family heme chaperone HemW has translation MLGVYVHLPFCPYLCPYCDFAKWPLRTSAAQRYLAALDAEISREPSVPAGTLYLGGGTPNAYDRETIAGLIARLRERFPGAREISIEANPELVRDGDLARYRDAGVTRLSIGVQSFETAEIRTLGRKHTVEQIEGVIAAARAARLDSVSLDLMFAVPGQTPASWRRSLRSAVALGVDHISAYGLTVEENTPFAAWREREPGAFFDDAREAELYAIAIETLESEGYRQYEISNFACPGHECAHNLNYWANGPYLGLGVGAASYREGVRSLHTRSLEAYVAAALSGEPIPAQAERLEGRRRAGEAMMLALRTTQGVSVGDFKNRYGIDVMEEYAPVVHRFSRTGLLERVGDAVRLTRRGRFFANDVCGAFLTFE, from the coding sequence ATGCTGGGCGTCTACGTCCACCTTCCCTTTTGCCCGTATCTCTGCCCCTACTGCGATTTCGCCAAGTGGCCGCTGCGAACGTCGGCGGCTCAGCGCTACCTAGCGGCGCTAGACGCCGAGATCTCGCGCGAGCCGAGCGTGCCGGCCGGCACGCTGTACCTCGGCGGCGGAACGCCCAACGCTTACGACCGCGAAACGATCGCCGGCCTGATCGCGCGGCTGCGCGAGCGCTTTCCGGGTGCTCGCGAGATCTCGATCGAGGCCAACCCCGAGCTCGTGCGCGACGGCGACCTCGCGCGCTACCGCGATGCCGGCGTGACGCGTCTCTCCATCGGCGTGCAGTCTTTCGAGACGGCCGAGATTCGTACGCTCGGCCGGAAACACACGGTCGAGCAGATCGAAGGGGTTATCGCCGCGGCACGTGCCGCGCGGCTCGACTCCGTTTCGCTCGACTTGATGTTCGCCGTGCCGGGCCAGACGCCGGCGAGCTGGCGACGCTCGCTGCGCTCGGCGGTCGCGCTGGGCGTGGATCACATCTCGGCGTACGGACTCACTGTCGAAGAGAACACGCCTTTCGCGGCCTGGCGGGAGCGTGAGCCCGGCGCTTTCTTTGACGACGCGCGCGAGGCCGAGCTCTATGCGATCGCGATCGAGACGCTAGAAAGCGAAGGCTATCGGCAGTACGAGATCAGCAACTTCGCTTGCCCCGGACACGAGTGTGCGCACAATCTCAATTACTGGGCCAACGGCCCGTATCTGGGGCTCGGGGTCGGCGCGGCATCCTACCGTGAGGGCGTGCGGTCGCTGCACACCCGTTCGCTCGAGGCGTACGTAGCGGCAGCGCTCTCCGGGGAACCCATTCCGGCACAGGCCGAGCGGCTGGAGGGCCGCAGACGCGCCGGCGAGGCAATGATGCTTGCCCTCCGAACGACGCAAGGGGTTAGCGTCGGCGACTTCAAAAACCGCTATGGTATCGACGTGATGGAAGAGTATGCACCCGTCGTCCATCGCTTTTCGCGGACGGGGCTGCTCGAGCGTGTCGGAGACGCGGTACGCTTGACGCGGCGGGGGCGATTCTTTGCCAACGATGTTTGCGGAGCGTTTTTGACATTCGAGTAA